The Pseudoxanthomonas suwonensis sequence CGGGCCTGCATGCTCAACTGGATCGGGGCGATGCCCGAGGCCGGCCCGGTGCTGGCCGAGCCCGGCGGGCACTGGCACGACTACGGCAAGGAGCCGCGCGAGGGCCGCAAGGTCGGCCATGCCACACTGCGCGCGGACGCGCCATCGGTGCTGGCCGATGCGCTGGAGCGGGTGGGCCAGGCGCTGGGGCGGCAGTCGCAGGTCGCGCCGCCGGTGGCGGCGCTGCGCGGCGGCTGAGGCCTGGGCGGCGCAGCCGGGTCCGCTGGTTCTAGTGACCGCGCCGGCTTCCTGTAGGAGCGGGCATGACCGCGACACGGGCGTCGGAATCATGATGGCGTCGCCTGTGCCGATGGCGTCGGGTCGCGGTCATGCCCGCTCCTACAACGGCGGTGGCGAACTGGCCGGCGTACCCGCCATCCATCCGTCAGCCCTGCATCAACGCAGGCGCCTGACCACCGCCTCCCAGTCCACCACCTTCCAGAACGCTTCCAGGTAGTCGCCACGCGCGTTCTGCCGGTCGAGGTAGTACGCGTGCTCCCACGCATCGCAGGCCAGCAGCGGCGTATCGGCGCCGGTCAGCGGGGTGGCCGCGCCGCGGGTGGCGACGATGCCGGGACTGCCGTCCGGACGCTGCACCAGCCAGACCCAGCCCGAGCCGAACAGCCCCAGCGCCATCCGGTTGAACTCGTCGCGGAAGCGGGCGAAGTCGCCGTACTGGCGGGCCAGCAGCTCGCCCAGGCGGCCACCGGGCTCGCCGCCGCCGCGCGGCGACAGGCAGGTCCAGTAGAAGCCGTGGTTCCAGGCCTGCGCGGCCTGTTCGGCCAGGCGCCCGCGCGCGCGGCGGACGACGTCCTCCAGCGCCAGGCCCTCCAGCCCGCTGCCCTCGAGCAGGCGGTTGGCCTCGTCCACGTAGCCGCGGTGGTGGCCGCCGTGGT is a genomic window containing:
- a CDS encoding superoxide dismutase, with product MPIELPALPYARAALEPHISAATLDLHHGGHHRGYVDEANRLLEGSGLEGLALEDVVRRARGRLAEQAAQAWNHGFYWTCLSPRGGGEPGGRLGELLARQYGDFARFRDEFNRMALGLFGSGWVWLVQRPDGSPGIVATRGAATPLTGADTPLLACDAWEHAYYLDRQNARGDYLEAFWKVVDWEAVVRRLR